One genomic region from Spirosoma sp. KCTC 42546 encodes:
- a CDS encoding RidA family protein — MSYLRNFLLWIVLASCSQAQPPTPVKVPSGYLYKVDTGIPGQTVYVCGERPYNTNGDLVGSGDLGAQTRQIFENLKTSLATVNMSLTDVTQVKYSVKDGTGTTLVSDADSQLLKTIQATYFATAPKIVEMKSVTQTVREDVLIEVEVIAVK; from the coding sequence ATGAGTTACCTCCGAAATTTTCTATTGTGGATTGTGCTGGCTTCCTGTAGCCAGGCTCAGCCACCAACTCCCGTAAAAGTACCCAGTGGTTATCTATATAAAGTAGATACTGGTATACCGGGTCAGACTGTTTATGTGTGCGGAGAACGCCCGTACAATACGAATGGCGATTTAGTGGGCTCGGGTGATTTAGGTGCACAGACCCGCCAGATATTTGAGAATCTAAAAACCTCACTGGCTACCGTAAATATGAGCTTGACTGATGTTACGCAGGTAAAGTACTCTGTCAAAGATGGAACAGGCACTACGCTTGTGAGTGATGCCGATTCGCAACTACTCAAGACGATTCAGGCTACTTACTTTGCAACGGCTCCCAAAATTGTTGAAATGAAAAGCGTGACCCAAACCGTTCGCGAAGATGTGCTGATTGAGGTTGAGGTAATTGCGGTGAAATAA
- a CDS encoding 2,3-diphosphoglycerate-dependent phosphoglycerate mutase encodes MPLFVIVRHGQSQWNLENRFTGNTDTPLTELGRHEAREAGALLKAHQPPNFGIGFTSVLQRAIETMALILDEIGQTDLPIERSAALNERMYGDLQGMNKLESEARFGAEQVFRWRRGYTDTPPNGESLADTHARVIPYFKTTILPHLQAGKAVLVVAHGNSLRALLMELEHISPTDIEKVELATGIPRQYDYDLATGEFKLLPK; translated from the coding sequence ATGCCTCTCTTCGTCATCGTCCGACACGGACAATCACAGTGGAATTTAGAAAACCGCTTTACGGGTAATACCGATACACCGCTAACCGAGTTGGGTCGACACGAAGCCCGCGAAGCGGGTGCGTTACTCAAAGCCCATCAACCCCCAAACTTCGGGATCGGGTTTACATCCGTATTGCAGCGGGCTATTGAAACAATGGCCCTTATTCTGGACGAAATTGGTCAGACAGACCTGCCGATTGAGCGCAGTGCGGCTCTGAACGAGCGTATGTATGGCGATTTGCAGGGGATGAATAAGCTGGAATCCGAAGCCCGATTTGGAGCCGAGCAGGTATTCCGGTGGCGACGGGGCTATACGGATACGCCACCGAACGGTGAAAGTTTAGCCGACACCCATGCCCGCGTGATCCCCTACTTTAAAACAACGATTTTGCCACATCTACAGGCCGGAAAAGCCGTACTCGTGGTAGCGCACGGGAACAGTCTGCGGGCTTTACTGATGGAGTTGGAACACATTAGCCCAACAGATATTGAAAAAGTTGAATTGGCTACAGGTATCCCACGTCAATACGACTACGACCTGGCCACCGGCGAGTTTAAGCTATTACCAAAATAA